In Rhizobium sp. WSM4643, the following are encoded in one genomic region:
- a CDS encoding sulfite exporter TauE/SafE family protein, with amino-acid sequence MTLDALIAGVGAWFATALLDHGIYALMAFAFIAGLARGFSGFGAALIFIPLGGAIVGPKLISPILLVIDGIAALGMIPSAWRGANRPEVFVMAAGAALGVPAGTAILALLDPLLLRWSITIIAICLLALLVSGWRYHGEASAPLTCGIGLIAGLFSGTAQLGGPPVVAYWLGGKSDFTRVRANVVLYFSISSVFSAISYYVGGLFVPAVFALTAVILPSYAVGLYGGSKLFGLAEEQTFRIACYILIAAAAIIGMPLLDGVLR; translated from the coding sequence ATGACGCTCGATGCGCTTATCGCTGGCGTAGGCGCATGGTTTGCCACCGCCCTGCTCGATCATGGCATCTATGCGCTGATGGCGTTTGCCTTCATCGCCGGGCTTGCCCGCGGCTTTTCGGGCTTCGGCGCCGCATTGATCTTCATTCCGCTCGGTGGCGCGATCGTTGGGCCGAAGCTGATCTCGCCGATCCTGCTCGTCATCGACGGCATTGCGGCGCTTGGGATGATCCCTTCCGCCTGGCGCGGCGCCAACCGACCCGAGGTCTTCGTCATGGCGGCGGGGGCCGCCCTCGGCGTGCCGGCCGGCACGGCGATACTGGCGTTGCTCGACCCGCTGCTCTTGCGCTGGAGTATCACGATCATAGCCATCTGCCTGCTTGCGCTACTGGTATCGGGATGGCGCTATCACGGGGAGGCGTCCGCGCCGCTGACCTGCGGCATCGGCCTGATCGCCGGGCTTTTCAGCGGCACCGCGCAGCTCGGCGGACCGCCGGTCGTCGCCTATTGGCTCGGCGGCAAAAGCGACTTTACCCGCGTCAGGGCGAATGTCGTGCTCTACTTCTCGATCTCGTCCGTTTTCAGCGCCATCAGCTATTATGTCGGCGGACTGTTCGTACCTGCCGTCTTTGCGCTCACCGCCGTCATCCTGCCGAGTTATGCGGTCGGGCTTTACGGCGGCTCGAAACTGTTCGGGCTTGCCGAGGAGCAGACCTTCCGCATCGCCTGCTACATCCTGATCGCCGCCGCCGCGATCATCGGCATGCCGCTGCTCGACGGCGTGCTGCGGTAG
- a CDS encoding polysaccharide biosynthesis/export family protein produces MSVVQPKILLALSLAAMTAALGGCTTYKPAPKAFNEATIQPYTLDSGDRLRITVFDQQSLTNTYTVDQAGYVAFPLIGQVPARGRTLQQLSGQIAQKLQQGYLRDPDVTIDVDRYRSVFIMGEVGQPGQYAYVPGMTVQNAIAVAGGFTSRANQRVVDVTRKINGQVLTGRINISGPIIAGDTIYVRERLF; encoded by the coding sequence ATGTCTGTCGTCCAGCCCAAGATCCTTTTGGCCCTGAGCCTTGCAGCCATGACCGCAGCATTGGGCGGCTGCACGACGTACAAGCCTGCGCCGAAGGCCTTCAACGAGGCGACCATTCAGCCTTATACGCTGGACAGCGGCGATCGACTGCGCATCACCGTCTTCGACCAGCAGAGCCTGACCAACACCTATACGGTAGATCAGGCCGGCTATGTCGCCTTCCCGCTCATCGGCCAGGTCCCTGCCCGCGGACGAACCCTGCAGCAACTCTCGGGGCAGATCGCCCAAAAACTGCAGCAGGGCTATCTTCGCGATCCCGACGTCACGATCGATGTCGATCGCTACCGTTCGGTCTTCATCATGGGTGAAGTGGGCCAGCCCGGCCAGTATGCCTATGTTCCCGGCATGACAGTGCAGAATGCCATCGCGGTTGCCGGCGGCTTCACCAGCCGCGCCAACCAGCGCGTGGTCGATGTCACCCGCAAGATCAATGGACAGGTGCTGACCGGCCGCATCAACATATCAGGGCCGATCATCGCAGGTGACACGATCTACGTTCGCGAACGGCTTTTCTGA
- a CDS encoding COX15/CtaA family protein: MAVANLTTEQAILSEVRKQNRDRRALRLWLGFVILALFCLVLVGGATRLTNSGLSITEWKPIHGVIPPLSAAEWEEEFRLYQRIPEFQQLNNSMTVDEFKGIFWWEWAHRLIARGIGVIFALPLIYFWLTGRIEKRLRWPLVGILALGGLQGFIGWWMVSSGLSVRTDVSQYRLATHLVMACLIFAGCMWIMRGLSRHSDDPAPTRSSRGFAAAIAIFALFQIYLGALVAGLDAGFSYNTWPLMDGAVIPSDLLIQQPFWINAFENPKTVQFIHRIGAYTLFALTLINMVIALRAAPWTTHARRAVLLFVLVTLQAAIGIATLLMQVPLHWGLLHQAGALVVFGFAVANWRGFYGEYPHGTMIAERD; this comes from the coding sequence ATGGCCGTCGCAAACCTGACCACGGAACAGGCGATCCTGAGCGAAGTGCGCAAGCAGAACCGCGACCGCCGCGCCTTGCGCCTCTGGCTCGGTTTCGTGATTTTGGCGCTGTTCTGTCTCGTGCTCGTCGGCGGTGCCACGCGGCTGACCAATTCCGGCCTGTCGATCACGGAATGGAAGCCGATCCACGGCGTCATCCCGCCGCTGTCGGCTGCCGAATGGGAGGAGGAATTCCGTCTCTACCAGCGCATTCCTGAATTTCAGCAGCTGAACAACTCCATGACTGTCGATGAGTTCAAAGGCATCTTCTGGTGGGAATGGGCGCACCGGCTGATCGCCCGCGGTATCGGCGTGATCTTCGCGCTGCCGCTCATCTATTTCTGGCTGACGGGGCGGATCGAAAAACGTCTGCGCTGGCCGCTCGTCGGCATCCTGGCACTCGGCGGCCTGCAGGGTTTTATCGGTTGGTGGATGGTGTCCTCGGGCCTGTCCGTCCGCACCGACGTCAGCCAGTACAGGCTGGCGACGCATCTCGTCATGGCCTGCCTGATCTTTGCCGGCTGCATGTGGATCATGCGTGGTCTCTCCAGACATTCCGACGATCCGGCGCCGACACGAAGCTCGCGCGGTTTTGCCGCCGCGATCGCCATTTTTGCGCTGTTCCAGATCTATCTCGGCGCGCTGGTGGCGGGCCTCGACGCCGGTTTTTCCTACAATACCTGGCCGCTGATGGATGGCGCCGTCATTCCCTCCGATCTGCTGATCCAGCAGCCCTTCTGGATCAATGCCTTCGAGAACCCGAAGACGGTGCAGTTCATCCACCGCATCGGCGCCTATACGCTGTTCGCACTGACGCTGATCAACATGGTAATCGCCCTTCGCGCAGCACCTTGGACCACCCATGCACGTCGCGCCGTCCTGCTCTTCGTGCTGGTGACGCTGCAGGCAGCGATCGGCATCGCGACGCTGCTGATGCAGGTGCCGCTTCACTGGGGCCTGCTGCACCAGGCCGGTGCGCTTGTGGTTTTCGGCTTCGCCGTCGCCAACTGGCGCGGCTTTTACGGCGAATATCCGCATGGAACGATGATCGCCGAACGCGACTGA
- the argC gene encoding N-acetyl-gamma-glutamyl-phosphate reductase gives MAPKIFIDGEHGTTGLQIRTRMAGRRDVELLSIPEAERRNAAMREDMLNSADIAILCLPDDASKEAVQMVSANNNVRVIDTSTAFRVNPGWAYGFAEMDGAQADRIRAARFVANPGCYPTGAIGLIRPLRAAGILPDGYPVTVNAVSGYTGGGKQMIAQMENPDHPDAITAPHFLYGLPLTHKHVPEMTVHGLLDRAPIFSPSVGKFAQGMIVQVPLHLDDLAEGTTMESIHTALVAHYAGQDIVSVVPLAESKALPRVNAVELEGKDTMKLFVFGTPGASQVNLVALLDNLGKGASGAAVQNMDLMLAS, from the coding sequence ATGGCACCGAAAATCTTCATCGACGGCGAACACGGCACGACGGGTCTGCAGATCCGCACCCGTATGGCCGGCCGCCGCGATGTCGAGCTTCTGTCAATTCCCGAAGCAGAGCGGCGCAACGCCGCGATGCGCGAGGACATGCTGAACAGCGCCGATATCGCCATCCTCTGCCTGCCCGACGACGCGTCGAAGGAAGCCGTGCAGATGGTTTCGGCCAACAACAATGTGCGCGTCATCGACACCTCGACCGCCTTTCGCGTCAATCCCGGCTGGGCCTATGGCTTTGCCGAAATGGACGGCGCACAGGCCGACAGAATCAGAGCCGCCCGTTTCGTCGCCAATCCCGGCTGTTATCCCACCGGAGCGATCGGCCTCATTCGGCCGCTGCGCGCCGCCGGCATTCTGCCGGACGGCTATCCGGTTACGGTCAACGCGGTTTCGGGCTATACCGGCGGCGGCAAGCAGATGATCGCGCAGATGGAAAACCCGGATCACCCGGATGCGATCACCGCGCCGCATTTCCTCTACGGCCTGCCGCTCACCCATAAACACGTGCCCGAGATGACCGTGCACGGCTTGCTCGATCGCGCACCGATCTTCTCGCCGTCGGTCGGCAAGTTCGCCCAGGGCATGATCGTGCAGGTGCCGCTGCATCTCGACGATCTCGCCGAGGGCACGACGATGGAGAGCATTCATACCGCACTCGTCGCCCATTATGCCGGCCAGGATATCGTCAGTGTCGTGCCGCTGGCCGAAAGCAAGGCCCTGCCCCGGGTCAACGCCGTCGAGCTCGAAGGCAAGGACACGATGAAGCTCTTCGTCTTCGGTACGCCAGGTGCTTCGCAGGTGAACCTCGTGGCGCTGCTCGACAATCTCGGCAAGGGTGCCTCGGGCGCTGCTGTGCAGAACATGGACCTGATGCTCGCCTCGTAA
- a CDS encoding DUF2842 domain-containing protein, with translation MPVRLRKFIGTILIIVLVLVYALVANTIAVATLGSAPWWGHLLYFLLTGLLWVLPAMVIIKWMAGPPLR, from the coding sequence ATGCCCGTCCGCCTCCGCAAATTCATCGGCACGATCCTCATCATCGTGCTCGTGCTCGTCTATGCGCTGGTGGCGAATACGATCGCGGTGGCAACGCTCGGCAGCGCGCCGTGGTGGGGACATCTCCTCTACTTCCTGCTCACCGGACTGCTATGGGTGTTGCCGGCGATGGTGATCATCAAATGGATGGCCGGCCCCCCGCTGCGCTAA
- a CDS encoding glycosyltransferase family 4 protein produces the protein MMAQQPLRILHCFRSPVGGIFRHVRDLVEEHSKAGHDIGILCDSSTGGEYEDSLFDDIRPYLSLGLTRVPIRRSISPSDIATMWDTYKKIKSLRPDVLHGHGAKGGVLARLAGSALRVNRYRIARLYTAHGGSLHYSRSSLSGQFVLRMERLQEYFTDALVFICEYERDTYARKVGRPRTKTRLIYNGISERDFETIPTRSDAVHFIYVGMLRDLKGPDLFVDAFAKTERLLGRPLSALMIGDGPDRDRYREMMVERGLGKRIGMLPAMRVHEAFSMAQNLVVPSRAEAMPYIVLEGLGAGKTIIASRVGGIPEVLGADSAALVEPGNSDDLARVMAETLSTPDWHARTMPKPEAVKAVFSSAVMARDVLKLYHELVNPAAGQAMPAAS, from the coding sequence GTGATGGCACAGCAGCCGCTCCGCATCCTCCATTGCTTCAGGTCGCCGGTCGGCGGAATTTTCCGCCATGTCCGCGATCTCGTCGAGGAGCATAGCAAGGCCGGCCACGACATCGGCATCCTCTGCGACAGCTCGACCGGCGGCGAGTACGAGGACAGCCTGTTCGACGATATCCGTCCGTATCTCTCGCTCGGCCTGACACGCGTGCCGATCCGGCGCTCGATCAGTCCGTCCGATATTGCGACGATGTGGGATACATACAAGAAAATCAAAAGTTTGCGGCCGGATGTGCTGCACGGACACGGCGCCAAGGGCGGCGTGCTCGCGCGACTTGCCGGCTCAGCGTTGCGGGTGAACAGGTATCGCATAGCCCGCCTCTATACCGCGCATGGTGGAAGCCTGCATTATTCGCGCTCCTCGCTCAGCGGACAGTTCGTCCTCAGGATGGAGCGCCTGCAGGAATATTTCACCGATGCGCTGGTCTTCATCTGCGAATATGAGCGCGATACCTATGCGCGCAAGGTCGGTCGACCGCGGACGAAGACGAGGCTGATCTACAACGGTATCAGCGAGCGCGATTTCGAGACGATCCCGACCCGCTCGGATGCCGTGCATTTCATCTATGTGGGAATGCTGCGGGACCTCAAGGGTCCCGATCTGTTTGTCGATGCCTTCGCCAAGACCGAGCGGCTGCTCGGCAGGCCACTATCGGCGCTGATGATCGGCGACGGGCCGGATCGCGACCGCTACCGCGAGATGATGGTCGAACGCGGCCTTGGCAAACGCATCGGCATGCTGCCGGCAATGCGGGTCCACGAAGCCTTCTCCATGGCGCAGAACCTTGTCGTTCCCTCGCGCGCCGAAGCCATGCCCTATATCGTGCTCGAAGGGCTCGGCGCCGGCAAGACGATCATCGCAAGCCGTGTCGGCGGCATTCCCGAGGTGCTCGGCGCCGACAGCGCGGCGCTTGTGGAGCCCGGCAATTCCGACGACCTCGCCCGCGTCATGGCGGAAACGCTGAGCACACCCGACTGGCACGCCAGGACGATGCCGAAGCCCGAAGCGGTGAAGGCGGTGTTTTCGTCCGCCGTCATGGCGCGTGATGTCCTGAAATTGTACCATGAGCTCGTCAACCCGGCTGCCGGCCAAGCTATGCCCGCCGCCTCGTAA
- the speB gene encoding agmatinase produces the protein MANRSIDHAFTATSLTSAASDPTFAGALSFMRRRFTKELAGVDVAVWGIPFDAATSNRPGTRFGPQAIRRASAIFDNDAQYPFNRDLFAEMAVIDYGDCLLDYGNHQDTPAAIERQANVILDSGAFLLTLGGDHYVTWPLLKAHVAKHGPLALVQFDAHQDTWFDEERRIDHGSFVARAAREGIIDPDRSIQIGIRTHAPEDCGVNILYGHQVEEMSASDIASAIISHTRGAPAYLTFDIDCLDPAFAPGTGTPVSGGPSSAKILSVLQRLHQLDIRGADVVEVSPPYDHADITAIAGATVAMYMLGLHAERRAIAVSQG, from the coding sequence TTGGCGAACAGATCGATTGACCACGCCTTCACGGCGACCAGCCTCACCTCCGCTGCCAGCGACCCGACCTTTGCCGGCGCGCTGTCCTTCATGCGCCGCCGCTTCACCAAGGAGCTCGCCGGCGTCGACGTCGCCGTCTGGGGCATTCCCTTCGATGCCGCGACATCGAACAGGCCGGGCACACGTTTCGGGCCGCAGGCGATCCGGCGCGCCTCGGCGATCTTCGACAATGATGCGCAATATCCCTTCAACCGCGACCTCTTCGCCGAAATGGCCGTGATCGACTATGGCGACTGCCTGCTCGATTATGGCAATCATCAAGACACGCCAGCCGCTATCGAACGCCAGGCAAATGTCATCCTCGACAGCGGCGCCTTCCTGCTGACGCTCGGCGGCGATCATTACGTCACCTGGCCGCTGCTGAAAGCCCATGTAGCAAAACATGGGCCGCTGGCGCTCGTGCAGTTCGACGCGCATCAGGACACCTGGTTCGACGAGGAACGGCGCATCGACCATGGCTCTTTCGTGGCGCGGGCCGCCCGCGAAGGCATCATCGATCCCGACCGCTCCATTCAGATCGGCATCCGCACCCACGCGCCTGAGGATTGCGGCGTCAATATTCTCTACGGTCATCAGGTCGAGGAGATGAGCGCCAGCGATATCGCCTCGGCGATCATCTCCCATACGCGGGGGGCGCCGGCCTATCTCACCTTCGATATCGATTGCCTCGATCCTGCCTTTGCGCCGGGCACCGGCACGCCGGTTTCAGGCGGGCCGTCGAGCGCCAAGATCCTCTCGGTGCTGCAGCGTCTGCACCAGCTCGATATCCGCGGCGCCGATGTCGTCGAGGTGTCGCCGCCCTATGATCATGCCGATATTACCGCCATTGCGGGGGCAACGGTGGCGATGTATATGCTGGGGCTTCATGCCGAGCGACGCGCCATCGCCGTGTCACAAGGCTGA
- a CDS encoding GNAT family N-acetyltransferase, producing MQTQKLDVHEQPSDKALADMAISRLRQLSMKLAMAEINIEVFDTMPLLEDEWRALERDNLQSLHQSYDWCAAWVSAFQRPLAILKGVHAGQTAFILPVEIVKSRGLTTAKFIAADHSNINTGLFAESFAEAGRTIDSHEFAGQLQRALKGRADLLLLQNIPVEWRGRESPLAGLPMVHNQNHAYQLPFLPAFEDTLKQLNAKNRRKKFRVQSKRFEAAGGFEYVIPETPEEQHSLLDIFFRLKSARFASLGLPDVFAERKTQAFLHGLIDKRDDTRQYFGLQMHMLRLKGELEGKIAAISGISRKGDHIICQFGAIDEELVPDTSPGEFLYWQTISGLHGKGVALFDFGLGDQTYKRSWAPVETAHYDVVLPVSPFGVIAGAAHRIVTRGKAHIKARPKLYKFAQGIRARIG from the coding sequence GTGCAGACGCAAAAGCTCGACGTCCATGAACAGCCATCCGACAAGGCGCTGGCCGACATGGCCATTTCGCGCCTGCGCCAGCTGAGCATGAAACTCGCCATGGCTGAAATCAACATCGAAGTCTTCGACACGATGCCGCTGCTTGAGGATGAATGGCGGGCGCTGGAGCGCGACAATCTCCAATCACTCCATCAGAGCTACGACTGGTGCGCCGCCTGGGTGAGCGCTTTCCAGCGGCCGCTTGCGATCCTCAAAGGCGTCCACGCCGGCCAGACTGCCTTCATTCTGCCGGTCGAGATCGTCAAGTCTCGCGGGCTCACGACAGCGAAATTCATCGCCGCCGATCACAGCAATATCAATACCGGCCTGTTCGCAGAAAGCTTTGCCGAAGCCGGCAGAACCATCGACTCCCATGAGTTCGCCGGCCAGCTCCAGCGTGCACTGAAGGGCCGCGCCGATCTCCTGCTGCTGCAGAACATTCCGGTGGAATGGCGCGGGCGCGAGAGCCCGCTCGCGGGGCTGCCGATGGTGCACAACCAGAATCACGCCTATCAGCTGCCGTTCCTTCCCGCTTTCGAGGACACGCTGAAGCAACTCAATGCCAAGAACCGGCGCAAGAAATTCCGCGTTCAGTCGAAGCGCTTCGAGGCGGCCGGCGGGTTCGAATACGTCATTCCCGAGACACCAGAAGAACAGCATAGCCTGCTCGATATCTTCTTCCGGCTGAAGAGCGCCCGCTTCGCCAGCCTCGGCCTTCCCGACGTCTTCGCCGAAAGGAAAACGCAGGCCTTCCTACACGGTCTCATCGACAAGCGGGATGACACCAGGCAGTACTTCGGGCTGCAGATGCATATGCTCCGGCTCAAGGGCGAGCTTGAGGGTAAGATCGCCGCGATTTCAGGCATTTCGCGCAAGGGTGACCACATCATCTGCCAGTTCGGGGCGATCGATGAAGAGCTCGTGCCGGATACGAGCCCCGGCGAATTCCTCTATTGGCAGACTATCTCGGGATTGCATGGCAAGGGTGTGGCGCTGTTCGATTTCGGCCTCGGCGACCAGACCTACAAGCGTTCCTGGGCGCCGGTCGAGACCGCACACTACGACGTGGTGCTGCCGGTTTCGCCGTTCGGTGTGATCGCCGGCGCCGCACACCGGATCGTCACCCGCGGCAAGGCACACATCAAGGCGCGCCCGAAGCTCTATAAATTCGCCCAAGGCATTCGGGCACGGATCGGCTAA
- a CDS encoding GumC family protein gives MSGVARDQDVDIDLGQLVRAVWARRLRILTITLVGAGVAFAGAKIMSPQYRSETRILIEPRAPAFASTQQINDASAGPLMDELNIASQVQLLQSADLLKKVINDLKLYNLPEFDDAASGSAMSSILVKLHLKKNPLENPPEERVIDAFVERLQVYQVPGSRVIGINFTSKDPKLAAAIPNAMANVYLSTQSGAKLDSNSEATRWLEPEIEGLRQKVSEAEKKVAEYRTSHGLLQTNGTTTFPAQQLNDISAELTRVRGDKANAEARAQAVRNALSSGEAFDTLPDIMSSQAIQRLKGTESGLQSQISDLQTSLLNNHPRLKSLRAQLSDIRTQIRQETQKILASIENESKVADLRANELERQSDTAQANSARAGEDEVGLNALEREANAQRQLLETYLVRYREAASRADSNSSPADARIVSKAIEPVDPYFPKVVPIVVVAAVATLIISAIAIMLSELFSGRALRPTDAAPETIEAEAFAEEKHVPQAAPTVAAAKKPVQPSMLAVVADEEDVIEHVKAAEDEPEDEPEDENEFSVASVADYLTGSRAPLAIAISPTGDNGSAATVSLTRMLADAGRRVILIDMTGSGYPTELMAEDRAALGVTDLLCGEAAFGDTIHGDRLSDAHLIPQGQSDVRRAMRGVDRLSLLLDALAAAYDLVVVECGSADVAGVSRLTRSRDVEIILSLPEVEETVFVALMTEFQAAGYERVVLMSGGEGAEQTLGRAA, from the coding sequence ATGTCCGGCGTAGCTCGTGATCAGGATGTGGACATAGACCTTGGCCAGTTGGTCCGTGCGGTCTGGGCGCGCCGTCTGCGGATTCTGACAATCACCCTCGTGGGGGCGGGCGTCGCCTTTGCCGGCGCCAAGATCATGTCGCCGCAATATCGCAGCGAAACACGCATCCTCATCGAACCCCGTGCGCCGGCCTTCGCCAGCACGCAGCAGATCAATGACGCCAGCGCCGGTCCGCTGATGGACGAACTGAACATCGCCAGCCAGGTGCAGCTTCTGCAATCGGCCGATCTCCTCAAGAAGGTCATCAACGACCTGAAGCTTTATAACCTGCCGGAATTCGACGATGCCGCCAGCGGCTCGGCGATGAGCAGTATCCTGGTGAAGCTGCATCTGAAGAAGAACCCGCTGGAGAACCCGCCGGAAGAGCGCGTCATCGACGCCTTCGTCGAACGCTTGCAGGTCTATCAGGTGCCGGGTTCGCGCGTCATCGGCATCAATTTCACCTCCAAGGACCCGAAGCTCGCGGCCGCCATCCCGAATGCCATGGCGAATGTCTATCTTTCGACCCAAAGCGGCGCCAAGCTCGATTCCAACTCCGAGGCGACCCGCTGGCTGGAGCCGGAGATCGAGGGCTTGCGCCAGAAGGTCAGCGAAGCCGAGAAGAAGGTCGCCGAATATCGCACGTCGCACGGGCTGTTGCAGACGAACGGCACGACCACTTTTCCGGCCCAACAATTGAACGATATCTCCGCCGAGCTGACCCGCGTGCGGGGCGATAAGGCCAATGCCGAGGCGCGGGCGCAGGCGGTGCGAAACGCACTGTCCTCGGGCGAGGCCTTCGATACGCTGCCCGACATCATGTCCTCACAGGCGATCCAGCGGCTGAAGGGCACGGAATCCGGCCTGCAGTCGCAGATCTCCGATCTGCAGACCAGCCTTCTCAACAACCATCCGCGGCTGAAAAGCCTGCGCGCTCAGCTCTCCGATATCCGCACCCAGATCCGCCAGGAGACGCAGAAGATACTGGCGAGCATCGAGAATGAATCCAAGGTTGCGGATCTGAGGGCGAACGAACTGGAGCGCCAGTCCGACACTGCGCAAGCCAACAGCGCCCGTGCCGGCGAGGACGAGGTCGGCCTGAATGCGCTGGAGCGCGAGGCGAACGCCCAGCGCCAGTTGCTCGAAACCTATCTGGTGCGCTACCGTGAGGCCGCCTCCCGCGCCGACAGCAATTCGAGCCCGGCGGATGCCCGTATCGTTTCCAAGGCCATCGAGCCGGTCGATCCCTATTTCCCGAAAGTGGTGCCGATCGTCGTCGTCGCTGCCGTCGCGACGCTGATCATCAGCGCCATCGCCATCATGCTGTCCGAACTCTTCAGCGGCCGGGCACTCCGCCCGACAGATGCGGCTCCGGAGACAATCGAGGCAGAAGCGTTCGCCGAGGAGAAGCATGTGCCGCAGGCCGCTCCGACCGTCGCTGCCGCCAAAAAGCCCGTCCAGCCGAGCATGCTTGCCGTGGTCGCGGACGAAGAGGATGTGATCGAGCACGTGAAGGCCGCCGAGGACGAGCCAGAGGACGAGCCAGAGGACGAGAATGAATTCTCCGTCGCCTCAGTTGCAGACTATCTCACTGGCAGCCGCGCACCACTTGCTATCGCGATATCTCCGACCGGTGACAATGGCTCGGCGGCGACGGTTTCGCTGACCCGCATGCTCGCCGACGCCGGCCGTCGCGTCATCCTGATCGACATGACCGGTTCCGGCTACCCCACAGAACTGATGGCCGAGGACCGGGCCGCTCTCGGTGTCACCGATCTGCTTTGCGGCGAGGCCGCCTTCGGCGATACGATCCACGGCGACCGCCTTTCCGATGCCCATCTCATCCCTCAAGGCCAGAGCGATGTGCGCCGCGCCATGCGCGGCGTCGACCGGCTGTCGTTGCTGCTCGATGCACTCGCCGCCGCCTATGACCTCGTGGTGGTCGAATGCGGTTCGGCCGATGTCGCCGGCGTCTCGCGGCTGACGCGCAGCCGGGACGTCGAGATCATCCTCTCGCTGCCTGAGGTCGAGGAAACCGTCTTTGTGGCTCTGATGACGGAATTCCAGGCTGCAGGCTATGAGCGCGTCGTGCTGATGTCCGGCGGCGAAGGGGCCGAGCAGACGCTCGGCCGGGCTGCTTGA